A window from Setaria italica strain Yugu1 chromosome VIII, Setaria_italica_v2.0, whole genome shotgun sequence encodes these proteins:
- the LOC101781693 gene encoding auxin response factor 23 isoform X1, translating into MYTELWNLCAGPLVTVPSVGDKVYYFPQGHIEQVEASTNQVAEQHMQLYNLPWKILCEVMNVELKAEPDTDEVYAQLTLLPESKQPDENGSSEQEMPAAPSAAPARPRVHSFCKTLTASDTSTHGGFSVLRRHADECLPPLDMSRQPPTQELVAKDLHGAEWRFRHIFRGQPRRHLLQSGWSVFVSAKRLVAGDAFIFLRGVNGELRVGVRRAMRQQANVPSSVISSHSMHLGVLATAWHAVNTGTMFTVYYKPRTSPAEFVVPCDRYMESLKRNYPIGMRFKMRFEGEEAPEQRFTGTIVGNVDPDQAGWPESKWRYLKVRWDEASSIPRPERVSPWQIEPAVSPPPINPLPVHRPKRPRSNAVASLPDSSAPTKEAAPKVTVEAQQNALQRVLQTQDNATPKSAFGDKSELDAAQQSVLRPSGFDREKSTIGTQRKLGSDSWMQMSRPESYNEMLSGLSGYQQPKDLQNQQGFCSLPDQIAAGRPNFWHTVNAHYQDQQGNHNMFGSWSMMPSSTGFGLNRQNYPMIQEVGAMPQSSANTKFGNGVYTPLPGRGIDQYSAGWFGHMVPGSRMDDAQPRVIKPQPLVLAHGDAQKMKGNSCKLFGIHLDSPAKSEPLKSPPSVANDGMPQTPAAAEWRRVDTTEVEKSSDPPKTPKQLDAPQADPVPCPQSSRSTQCKSQGGSTRSCKKVHKQGIALGRSVDLTKFKGYTELVSELDEMFDFNGELKGSNKEWMVVYTDNEGDMMLVGDDPWDEFCNMVHKIFIYTTEEVQRMNPGTLNSGSEDSPANSMERGSAVRETLPASSLNSGNC; encoded by the exons ATGTACACGGAGCTCTGGAACCTCTGCGCCGGCCCGCTGGTCACGGTGCCCAGTGTCGGGGACAAGGTCTACTACTTCCCGCAGGGACACATCGAGCAG GTGGAGGCATCGACCAACCAGGTGGCTGAGCAGCACATGCAACTGTACAATCTCCCATGGAAGATCCTGTGCGAGGTCATGAACGTTGAATTGAAG GCCGAACCAGACACTGATGAGGTTTATGCCCAGCTTACTCTGCTCCCTGAATCGAAG CAGCCAGATGAGAATGGCTCTAGTGAGCAAGAGATGCCTGCTGCACCCTCTGCTGCACCTGCGAGGCCACGTGTGCACTCGTTCTGCAAGACCTTGACAGCCTCGGACACCAGCACACATGGTGGCTTCTCGGTGCTGCGACGTCACGCGGACGAGTGCCTCCCGCCACTG GATATGAGCCGTCAACCTCCAACACAAGAGCTTGTGGCCAAGGATCTGCATGGTGCCGAATGGCGCTTTCGCCACATATTCAGAG GTCAGCCACGAAGGCATCTTTTGCAGAGTGGCTGGAGTGTCTTTGTTAGCGCCAAGCGACTTGTTGCTGGGGATGCCTTCATCTTTCTAAG AGGTGTGAATGGGGAGTTGCGTGTTGGAGTTAGGCGTGCAATGAGGCAGCAAGCAAATGTTCCATCTTCAGTAATATCAAGCCACAGCATGCATCTTGGAGTTCTTGCTACAGCATGGCATGCTGTTAACACTGGAACCATGTTCACTGTCTACTATAAACCTAG GACAAGTCCAGCAGAGTTTGTGGTTCCCTGTGATCGCTACATGGAATCGCTGAAACGAAATTACCCAATAGGGATGAGATTTAAAATGAGGTTTGAAGGTGAAGAGGCTCCAGAGCAAAG GTTTACTGGGACCATTGTCGGAAATGTGGATCCTGATCAAGCTGGATGGCCTGAATCTAAATGGCGTTACCTTAAG GTGAGGTGGGATGAAGCTTCCTCCATTCCACGCCCTGAAAGGGTTTCTCCCTGGCAAATAGAACCTGCTGTAAGCCCTCCCCCTATCAATCCGCTTCCGGTGCACAGACCCAAAAGGCCTCGCTCTAATGCTGTAGCATCCCTGCCTGATTCTTCAGCTCCGACAAAAGAAG CGGCTCCTAAGGTCACAGTGGAGGCTCAACAGAATGCCCTACAAAGGGTCTTGCAGACGCAGGATAATGCAACCCCAAAAAGTGCTTTTGGTGATAAAAGTGAGCTGGATGCTGCTCAGCAGTCAGTCTTGCGACCATCAGGATTTGATCGGGAGAAGAGTACCATTGGTACGCAGAGGAAGCTGGGTTCAGATAGTTGGATGCAGATGAGCAGGCCTGAGAGTTACAATGAGATGTTATCTGGATTATCTGGATATCAGCAACCTAAAGATCTACAAAATCAGCAGGGATTCTGTTCTTTACCTGATCAGATTGCTGCTGGCCGTCCTAACTTCTGGCACACTGTAAATGCTCATTATCAGGATCAGCAAGGCAATCACAATATGTTTGGTTCATGGTCCATGATGCCTTCAAGTACTGGCTTCGGGTTGAACAGACAAAACTATCCAATGATACAGGAAGTTGGTGCGATGCCTCAGAGTTCTGCAAATACCAAATTTGGGAATGGAGTTTATACTCCACTGCCTGGCCGTGGCATCGATCAATACTCAGCTGGATGGTTTGGCCATATGGTACCTGGTTCTCGCATGGATGATGCACAGCCACGCGTGATCAAGCCTCAACCTTTGGTTCTTGCTCATGGTGACGCTCAGAAAATGAAAGGCAAttcatgcaagctttttggaaTTCACCTTGACAGCCCAGCTAAATCTGAACCTTTGAAGTCTCCACCAAGTGTTGCAAATGATGGGATGCCACAAACTCCAGCAGCAGCTGAATGGCGGAGGGTAGACACAACTGAAGTAGAGAAAAGTTCTGACCCACCTAAGACGCCAAAGCAACTTGATGCTCCACAGGCAGATCCTGTCCCATGCCCACAATCTTCAAGAAGCACACAGTGTAAATCACAAGGTGGATCAACCAGAAGCTGCAAGAAG GTCCACAAGCAAGGAATCGCCCTTGGCAGGTCTGTGGATCTTACAAAGTTCAAGGGCTACACGGAATTGGTCTCTGAGCTGGATGAGATGTTTGACTTCAACGGTGAGCTGAAAGGTTCTAACAAGGAATGGATGGTTGTCTACACCGACAACGAAGGCGATATGATGCTGGTCGGCGATGATCCCTGGGA CGAGTTCTGCAACATGGTCCACAAGATCTTCATCTACACAACGGAGGAGGTCCAGCGGATGAATCCAGGCACCCTGAACTCGGGGTCTGAGGACAGCCCTGCTAATTCAATGGAGAGGGGTTCTGCTGTCAGGGAGACACTGCCAGCCTCATCCCTTAACTCTGGGAACTGCTAA
- the LOC101781693 gene encoding auxin response factor 23 isoform X2 has protein sequence MYTELWNLCAGPLVTVPSVGDKVYYFPQGHIEQVEASTNQVAEQHMQLYNLPWKILCEVMNVELKAEPDTDEVYAQLTLLPESKPDENGSSEQEMPAAPSAAPARPRVHSFCKTLTASDTSTHGGFSVLRRHADECLPPLDMSRQPPTQELVAKDLHGAEWRFRHIFRGQPRRHLLQSGWSVFVSAKRLVAGDAFIFLRGVNGELRVGVRRAMRQQANVPSSVISSHSMHLGVLATAWHAVNTGTMFTVYYKPRTSPAEFVVPCDRYMESLKRNYPIGMRFKMRFEGEEAPEQRFTGTIVGNVDPDQAGWPESKWRYLKVRWDEASSIPRPERVSPWQIEPAVSPPPINPLPVHRPKRPRSNAVASLPDSSAPTKEAAPKVTVEAQQNALQRVLQTQDNATPKSAFGDKSELDAAQQSVLRPSGFDREKSTIGTQRKLGSDSWMQMSRPESYNEMLSGLSGYQQPKDLQNQQGFCSLPDQIAAGRPNFWHTVNAHYQDQQGNHNMFGSWSMMPSSTGFGLNRQNYPMIQEVGAMPQSSANTKFGNGVYTPLPGRGIDQYSAGWFGHMVPGSRMDDAQPRVIKPQPLVLAHGDAQKMKGNSCKLFGIHLDSPAKSEPLKSPPSVANDGMPQTPAAAEWRRVDTTEVEKSSDPPKTPKQLDAPQADPVPCPQSSRSTQCKSQGGSTRSCKKVHKQGIALGRSVDLTKFKGYTELVSELDEMFDFNGELKGSNKEWMVVYTDNEGDMMLVGDDPWDEFCNMVHKIFIYTTEEVQRMNPGTLNSGSEDSPANSMERGSAVRETLPASSLNSGNC, from the exons ATGTACACGGAGCTCTGGAACCTCTGCGCCGGCCCGCTGGTCACGGTGCCCAGTGTCGGGGACAAGGTCTACTACTTCCCGCAGGGACACATCGAGCAG GTGGAGGCATCGACCAACCAGGTGGCTGAGCAGCACATGCAACTGTACAATCTCCCATGGAAGATCCTGTGCGAGGTCATGAACGTTGAATTGAAG GCCGAACCAGACACTGATGAGGTTTATGCCCAGCTTACTCTGCTCCCTGAATCGAAG CCAGATGAGAATGGCTCTAGTGAGCAAGAGATGCCTGCTGCACCCTCTGCTGCACCTGCGAGGCCACGTGTGCACTCGTTCTGCAAGACCTTGACAGCCTCGGACACCAGCACACATGGTGGCTTCTCGGTGCTGCGACGTCACGCGGACGAGTGCCTCCCGCCACTG GATATGAGCCGTCAACCTCCAACACAAGAGCTTGTGGCCAAGGATCTGCATGGTGCCGAATGGCGCTTTCGCCACATATTCAGAG GTCAGCCACGAAGGCATCTTTTGCAGAGTGGCTGGAGTGTCTTTGTTAGCGCCAAGCGACTTGTTGCTGGGGATGCCTTCATCTTTCTAAG AGGTGTGAATGGGGAGTTGCGTGTTGGAGTTAGGCGTGCAATGAGGCAGCAAGCAAATGTTCCATCTTCAGTAATATCAAGCCACAGCATGCATCTTGGAGTTCTTGCTACAGCATGGCATGCTGTTAACACTGGAACCATGTTCACTGTCTACTATAAACCTAG GACAAGTCCAGCAGAGTTTGTGGTTCCCTGTGATCGCTACATGGAATCGCTGAAACGAAATTACCCAATAGGGATGAGATTTAAAATGAGGTTTGAAGGTGAAGAGGCTCCAGAGCAAAG GTTTACTGGGACCATTGTCGGAAATGTGGATCCTGATCAAGCTGGATGGCCTGAATCTAAATGGCGTTACCTTAAG GTGAGGTGGGATGAAGCTTCCTCCATTCCACGCCCTGAAAGGGTTTCTCCCTGGCAAATAGAACCTGCTGTAAGCCCTCCCCCTATCAATCCGCTTCCGGTGCACAGACCCAAAAGGCCTCGCTCTAATGCTGTAGCATCCCTGCCTGATTCTTCAGCTCCGACAAAAGAAG CGGCTCCTAAGGTCACAGTGGAGGCTCAACAGAATGCCCTACAAAGGGTCTTGCAGACGCAGGATAATGCAACCCCAAAAAGTGCTTTTGGTGATAAAAGTGAGCTGGATGCTGCTCAGCAGTCAGTCTTGCGACCATCAGGATTTGATCGGGAGAAGAGTACCATTGGTACGCAGAGGAAGCTGGGTTCAGATAGTTGGATGCAGATGAGCAGGCCTGAGAGTTACAATGAGATGTTATCTGGATTATCTGGATATCAGCAACCTAAAGATCTACAAAATCAGCAGGGATTCTGTTCTTTACCTGATCAGATTGCTGCTGGCCGTCCTAACTTCTGGCACACTGTAAATGCTCATTATCAGGATCAGCAAGGCAATCACAATATGTTTGGTTCATGGTCCATGATGCCTTCAAGTACTGGCTTCGGGTTGAACAGACAAAACTATCCAATGATACAGGAAGTTGGTGCGATGCCTCAGAGTTCTGCAAATACCAAATTTGGGAATGGAGTTTATACTCCACTGCCTGGCCGTGGCATCGATCAATACTCAGCTGGATGGTTTGGCCATATGGTACCTGGTTCTCGCATGGATGATGCACAGCCACGCGTGATCAAGCCTCAACCTTTGGTTCTTGCTCATGGTGACGCTCAGAAAATGAAAGGCAAttcatgcaagctttttggaaTTCACCTTGACAGCCCAGCTAAATCTGAACCTTTGAAGTCTCCACCAAGTGTTGCAAATGATGGGATGCCACAAACTCCAGCAGCAGCTGAATGGCGGAGGGTAGACACAACTGAAGTAGAGAAAAGTTCTGACCCACCTAAGACGCCAAAGCAACTTGATGCTCCACAGGCAGATCCTGTCCCATGCCCACAATCTTCAAGAAGCACACAGTGTAAATCACAAGGTGGATCAACCAGAAGCTGCAAGAAG GTCCACAAGCAAGGAATCGCCCTTGGCAGGTCTGTGGATCTTACAAAGTTCAAGGGCTACACGGAATTGGTCTCTGAGCTGGATGAGATGTTTGACTTCAACGGTGAGCTGAAAGGTTCTAACAAGGAATGGATGGTTGTCTACACCGACAACGAAGGCGATATGATGCTGGTCGGCGATGATCCCTGGGA CGAGTTCTGCAACATGGTCCACAAGATCTTCATCTACACAACGGAGGAGGTCCAGCGGATGAATCCAGGCACCCTGAACTCGGGGTCTGAGGACAGCCCTGCTAATTCAATGGAGAGGGGTTCTGCTGTCAGGGAGACACTGCCAGCCTCATCCCTTAACTCTGGGAACTGCTAA